TGCTCCGAGTGGCCGTCGCCGTAGACGTCGGCCGTGTCGAAGAAGTTCACGCCGAGGTCCACCGCCCTGTGGAGCGCGCGGAGCGAGGTGCCGTCGTCGGCGCCGCCCCACGCCTGGCCGCCGATGGCCCACGCGCCGAAGCTGACGGCGGAGATGTCGTAGCCGGTCCTGCCGAGCTGCCGGTATTGCATCGAATCGACCCCGTGGCGGTTCCACGGAGGTTACGCGTTCGCCGCCGACCCCGATAGGCTGGGCCCGAGGCCGGCACGCCCCGGCAGAAGGGCCCGGCGCGGAGCCGGGCCCTTCACGCCGGCGCGGCTACTCGATGCGGCGGTACACCTCCTCCAGCCTCCACGTGTGCACCGTCTTCCCGCCCTGGAGCTCCGGGAAGGTCCCGGTCTGAACGAAGCGATCGCCTTCGGTGCGGCACGTGTACGGAATGGACATTCCGATGTAGGCGGGATCGGGGAAGTACTCGATGGTCTCCGTGTAGGTCGTTCCCTGGAGCGTGTACGTCCCGCTCCCGGCCCCGGTGGTCCGGAACACCTGCAGCGAATCCGCGGCGGTCTTCATCTCCCTGATGCCGTTGTCCATTTTCGCGATGAAGGTCCAATGCGTCCTGGTGATGATCTTCAGCTGGTGCAGGGTCGCCGGGTAGGACGCGGTATCGGCCTTGCCCGAGACCAGCTCCCAGACGCCGACCAGCTGACAGGAGGACTGTGCCTGGAGAGGGACGGAAGCCACGAGTGGAAGAAGGGCTGCGATGACTGCGGCGCGCATGACACCTCCCGTGCAGGGTGCGGAGCGGTCCCGTCGGCGTGGTGCGCTCCGTGGGAGGGCATCGCCCGCGGCCGGCCGCCGGGGTCCATCGGATCAGTGGGAGAGCATACGAGGGGCGGCGTGAATCGAGCGTGAACGGCGATCGTTCCCAGTGGATTCGCGGCCAAACCTGCACCGCGGGGTCCCGGGTACGACGCGCGTGCTCGAGCGCCTACGGCACCCGTATCGCGTACGGGTTGGACAGCAGGCTGTCCTCCTGGTAGCTGATGCGGATGTAGCCGGCCTCGCCCCACAAGGGGCCCCACTGGTTCTTCCCGACCCAATACTGGGCGGAGTCGCTGTAGCCGACCAACGCGATCGCGTGCGTTCCCATCTTCGTGGTGCTGGTCCGCCGATATATCCCTTGGGTGTAGTTGTAGAAGTCACTGTACATCTGCACGTACACCGGAACCGGTCCGCGGGCGGCCAGCTCCTGACGGATCGTCTGGGGGTCGAAGGCCCCGAGGTACGCGTAGCCGGCGATCTTGTACGGACCGCCGTGGATCTTCAGCGTGCCCTTGGTGCCGACGTAGGGATAGCTCGCCTCGCTCACCACCCCGGAGTCCCGCAGGTAGTTGAGCGTGGTCGTGAAGTCCCCTCCCTGGCAGCCGTCCCCCGGGGTGGCATCGAGGATCTGTTGTTCCGACAGGTCCGGCTGCAGCGCCGGATCGTTGGCCTTGATCATCATCCGCGATTCGACCGCGCCCGTCACGGGGAAGATCCAGGGATCGCCGCACGCTCCCTGGTTCTTCACCGACGTGACCCAGGCGTGGCCCCACCGGCTGCGCCAGTCCACGTCCCCCGGCACACCGGCGACGGTGAACGGCGTGCTCGTCGCCGTGGCGAGGGTGGCGGTCGCCGCCGTGAGCGTGTAGCCGGTCCCCACCGTGTCGAGCCTCAGGTCGTCGAACGTCGCGACTCCGGCCACCGCCGCCCGGGTGAGCGTGCCGCCGAGCGCCGCGCCGGTCGCCCCGGTTCCGCCGGTGATCGCCAGCGCAATGCTGGCCGTCGAGCCCGTCACCGTGTTGCCCTGGGCGTCCTGCACCGTCACCACCACCGCCGGCGCGATCACCGCGCCCACCATCGCCTGGGTGGGCTGCACCGTGAACGCCAGCTTCGTGGCGGCTCCGACCGCCCCGGGCGCGGTCGAGTGCTCGGCGCACGCGACACTCAGCAGCGCGACGGCAAGGAGACTGCGGAGGAACGGGCGGGTCGGTTTCATGGCGGCCTCGGCGATGCGGCGTCGATGAGTGCCGCGGCGGGCGAGCGCCCGGGGCGAACCTCACCAGCGCCAAGCATAGCGCTGGGGCGTCCATCGCGCGTAAGGCTTGACTGCGAAAGGCGATTTCCGGAGGGCGAATTGCGGAGGGGGCGCCCGAAGGCGCGTGGGCCCGGTGCCAGAACCGGAAGCGAAGCGCTCGCAATTCCATTGTGCGCGGGCGCAGCGACGGCGGCGTCCGAACCGTACTTTCGTGTGGAGGGAGATCAGGTCGGCCCGGTCAACGCGGAGGATCCAATGAGACGAAAGGCGCTCACGACTCTGGCGGTTCTGCTCGCTGCACCCGTGCTGCTGGTCTCGCCGCGATCGTCGCGGGCCCAGGAGCCGCCCAGCCTGGCCGAGCTGCCCATGCTGAACACGCCGGCCTTCACGACGGCGCTCCAGCAGCACCACGAGGAGATCTCCCGGCTTGCGCGTCCCGCCGAGGCCGGAATCTGGCTCGTGCAGGATTCCACGGGACACCTCGTCTCCAGCGGCGTGCTCCAGCAATTCCCGGCCGCCATCACGGCGAGCAACTATGCCCAGGTCGTGCCCGGCGCGTCCGGACTGACGGCGATCTCGTTCGGATTCGCGCGCACGCCGGCGATGAACGGCTGCGGGCCGTTCCGCGTCGCGTGGGTGACGGTGGCGCCGGCCCCGCGGCCGGGCGGCGGGCCGTCCTAGGCCTTCGGGCCGCAGGCCGAGCGTGCGCCTCCCGCGGACATCGCTCCGCCTGGTCGGACTGCTC
The Gemmatimonadales bacterium genome window above contains:
- a CDS encoding C1 family peptidase, which produces MKPTRPFLRSLLAVALLSVACAEHSTAPGAVGAATKLAFTVQPTQAMVGAVIAPAVVVTVQDAQGNTVTGSTASIALAITGGTGATGAALGGTLTRAAVAGVATFDDLRLDTVGTGYTLTAATATLATATSTPFTVAGVPGDVDWRSRWGHAWVTSVKNQGACGDPWIFPVTGAVESRMMIKANDPALQPDLSEQQILDATPGDGCQGGDFTTTLNYLRDSGVVSEASYPYVGTKGTLKIHGGPYKIAGYAYLGAFDPQTIRQELAARGPVPVYVQMYSDFYNYTQGIYRRTSTTKMGTHAIALVGYSDSAQYWVGKNQWGPLWGEAGYIRISYQEDSLLSNPYAIRVP